In Ruminiclostridium papyrosolvens DSM 2782, the following proteins share a genomic window:
- a CDS encoding iron-containing alcohol dehydrogenase, producing the protein MGFNFFVQSNIRFGRGVSEELPQIICGYGMKNVMVVYDQGVKAAGISEKVLEQVNKAGVKVTIFDKVIPNPTNEIVEEAAVIAKKAEIDGFVAVGGGSSIDLAKAINVLMTNPGSIGQYGGVGMVKNPVLPLIAIPTTAGTSSEITNVSALIDTEKVIKYVVIDNNITPSDVIADPEFTVTMPASVTAATGMDAITHAVESYISNMATPLSEYNSLKGLQIIYNNLSKAVKNGNDMDAREQMMLGCIITGFAFSNANLGLVHAIAHTLSAHFKLAHGMANATVLPYVMEFNAESCPEKMVELAKAIGLATSGNIHSDKYLLSKELLKLTKDLEIKTLSEQGIKEEDLEMLAGDVLHEPVLNFNPRQNVTKENVMDILRKAF; encoded by the coding sequence ATGGGTTTTAACTTTTTTGTACAAAGCAATATTAGATTCGGCAGAGGCGTTTCAGAAGAATTGCCTCAAATCATATGTGGATATGGTATGAAAAATGTCATGGTCGTATATGATCAGGGAGTAAAAGCAGCAGGGATTTCAGAAAAGGTGTTGGAACAGGTAAATAAAGCAGGAGTAAAAGTAACAATATTTGATAAAGTAATTCCAAACCCCACCAACGAAATAGTAGAAGAGGCAGCAGTCATCGCAAAAAAGGCAGAAATTGATGGATTCGTTGCAGTTGGAGGAGGAAGCAGTATTGATCTTGCAAAAGCTATCAATGTATTGATGACAAATCCGGGTTCAATCGGGCAGTACGGCGGAGTTGGGATGGTAAAAAATCCTGTGCTTCCATTGATTGCAATTCCTACAACAGCCGGGACTTCCAGTGAAATTACAAATGTAAGTGCATTGATTGACACAGAAAAAGTTATTAAATATGTTGTAATTGATAATAATATTACGCCTTCTGATGTTATTGCAGATCCTGAATTTACGGTAACTATGCCTGCATCTGTTACAGCAGCGACAGGAATGGATGCAATTACACATGCAGTAGAGAGTTATATTTCCAATATGGCAACACCATTGTCAGAATACAATTCACTAAAAGGCTTGCAGATTATATACAACAATCTTTCTAAGGCGGTAAAGAACGGCAATGATATGGATGCAAGAGAACAAATGATGCTAGGATGCATAATCACCGGATTTGCCTTTTCCAATGCAAATCTTGGATTGGTGCATGCAATAGCACACACCTTGAGTGCACATTTCAAACTGGCACATGGTATGGCAAATGCAACTGTTCTTCCGTATGTAATGGAATTTAATGCTGAGAGCTGTCCTGAAAAAATGGTGGAACTGGCAAAAGCAATAGGACTTGCAACCAGTGGAAATATTCATAGCGACAAATACCTGCTATCAAAGGAATTGTTGAAGCTGACTAAGGATTTAGAGATCAAAACCTTATCTGAACAGGGTATCAAAGAAGAAGATCTTGAAATGCTGGCCGGAGATGTATTACATGAACCGGTACTTAACTTTAATCCCCGTCAGAATGTGACAAAGGAAAATGTAATGGACATCTTGCGCAAGGCATTTTAA
- a CDS encoding CocE/NonD family hydrolase yields MSEKGRILKTVDMSGEQVEIYMTKMMTPCTPEEYQAMSVDEREYAKIQPPLNQRTYMPEDGIICMQDVPVKMRDGVTIYVDIYKPESEGKYPLIISWSFYGKRPFDGQSEWQIMGVPPQTVSNMSKFESPDPGYWCRRGYAVANVDPRGIGHSDGDFVQFGTQDGKDGYDFIEWAAEQSWCNGRTALSGNSCVAMTQWRIASQQPPHLACMAPWESTTDMYRESLCEGGIPAHSFVRLVMKEACGPNYMDSTPDNFEKYPFINCAYWKDKDPMWDKVTIPVYQTACWNHFHLRGSINAFRKCKSRKKWLRVHRNFEWPDAYSNENLEELDKFFARYLKLERNGWELTPKIRIEVQDTDEFNYMTNRPEESFPLKRTEYKKLYLDANDMSMKDKPVNNEASVSYDSETGEVTFDYCFDEDTELTGYMKLRLYVAAESYNDMDLFINIQKLSTDGKFLPVTIFGEPHPGVWGKMRVSRRKLDEKLSTDYCPVQAHTCDEKLEPGEIVPVDIEIAPTSRFWHKGQQIRVQVAGRYIRNDWFEPLMWDTDNKGNHIIYTGGGHESYLQIPVIPPRFQDGDIIIR; encoded by the coding sequence TTGTCGGAAAAAGGAAGAATTTTAAAAACTGTGGATATGTCAGGGGAACAGGTTGAAATCTATATGACAAAAATGATGACACCATGTACTCCGGAAGAATATCAGGCGATGTCGGTGGATGAACGAGAATATGCTAAAATTCAGCCACCGCTCAATCAAAGAACATATATGCCGGAAGACGGTATTATATGTATGCAGGACGTACCTGTAAAAATGCGCGACGGTGTAACTATTTATGTGGACATTTATAAACCAGAGTCGGAAGGAAAATATCCATTAATTATCTCATGGAGTTTCTATGGGAAAAGGCCATTTGATGGACAATCCGAGTGGCAGATTATGGGGGTTCCACCTCAGACTGTATCAAATATGTCGAAGTTTGAAAGTCCGGATCCGGGCTATTGGTGCCGCCGAGGTTACGCCGTGGCAAATGTTGATCCGAGAGGAATTGGTCACTCTGACGGTGATTTTGTGCAGTTTGGAACACAGGACGGAAAAGATGGCTACGACTTTATAGAATGGGCAGCAGAGCAGTCATGGTGTAATGGCAGAACTGCTCTTTCAGGAAATAGCTGTGTTGCAATGACACAGTGGAGAATAGCATCACAGCAGCCACCGCATCTGGCTTGTATGGCACCATGGGAATCAACCACGGATATGTACAGGGAGTCACTCTGTGAGGGCGGCATTCCGGCACATTCTTTTGTAAGGCTGGTAATGAAAGAAGCATGTGGGCCAAATTACATGGACAGTACACCGGATAATTTTGAAAAATATCCATTTATAAATTGTGCTTATTGGAAGGACAAGGATCCAATGTGGGACAAGGTAACAATTCCTGTATATCAGACAGCTTGTTGGAACCATTTCCATCTTAGAGGTTCCATCAATGCATTCCGTAAATGTAAATCTCGTAAGAAATGGCTTCGTGTGCATAGAAACTTTGAGTGGCCGGATGCTTACAGCAATGAAAACCTTGAGGAATTGGATAAATTCTTTGCTCGGTACTTAAAGCTGGAGAGAAATGGCTGGGAGTTGACACCCAAGATAAGAATTGAAGTTCAGGACACAGATGAATTCAATTATATGACAAACAGACCTGAGGAAAGCTTCCCGTTAAAACGTACAGAGTATAAAAAGTTATATCTGGATGCAAATGACATGTCCATGAAGGATAAGCCTGTAAATAACGAAGCAAGTGTATCATACGACAGCGAAACAGGAGAAGTTACTTTTGATTACTGCTTTGATGAGGATACAGAATTAACAGGTTACATGAAACTCAGATTATATGTTGCTGCAGAAAGCTATAACGATATGGATTTGTTTATTAATATACAGAAATTGAGCACTGATGGTAAATTCCTTCCAGTAACAATATTTGGAGAGCCTCACCCTGGAGTATGGGGTAAGATGAGGGTATCACGCCGTAAGCTGGATGAAAAATTATCTACGGATTATTGCCCGGTTCAGGCACATACCTGTGATGAAAAGCTGGAGCCAGGCGAGATTGTGCCGGTAGATATTGAAATTGCTCCTACAAGCCGCTTCTGGCACAAAGGACAGCAAATCAGGGTTCAGGTAGCAGGACGATATATCCGTAATGATTGGTTCGAGCCATTGATGTGGGATACGGATAATAAGGGAAACCATATCATTTATACCGGAGGCGGGCATGAGTCATACCTGCAAATACCTGTGATTCCACCAAGATTTCAGGATGGAGATATTATTATCCGTTAA
- the buk gene encoding butyrate kinase — MSIHKIFTINPGSTSTKIALFEGKKTVYSKNVSHDAAYLAKFDSISSQLPYRKEMIEGLLREDGIDLNGVDAFVGRGGGLLAMEGGTYEIDELVLEHSSKGANGVQHPAMLGPQIANEFAAIYKAKAYVVNPPDVDELQDLARMTGIKGVYRIIHLHALNLKETAIRHAESMGRKYDECNFIVCHIGGGISISAHRNGKMVDGYDIVGGEGPMAPTRCGSVAIADLLNYCKGKDLKEVKQLCTKSGGFVSHMGISDAIELTERAKQGDKYAEVLWNTMIYQIEKCIGSMATVLHGKVDGILLSGGMVYSDDLVMQIKETCNWIAPVTAYPGEFEMEAMAAGAIRVLDGIEEAKKYKGISCFQGFEFEQHS, encoded by the coding sequence ATGAGTATACATAAAATTTTTACAATCAACCCGGGTTCAACATCAACTAAAATAGCATTGTTTGAAGGAAAAAAAACTGTATATTCAAAAAATGTCAGTCATGATGCGGCTTATCTGGCAAAGTTTGATTCCATATCAAGCCAGTTGCCGTACCGCAAGGAAATGATTGAAGGATTGCTGCGTGAGGATGGAATTGATTTAAACGGAGTGGATGCATTTGTTGGACGAGGCGGAGGCTTACTTGCTATGGAGGGAGGCACCTACGAAATTGATGAGCTGGTGCTTGAACACTCTTCTAAAGGAGCAAACGGAGTACAGCATCCGGCTATGCTGGGGCCGCAGATAGCAAATGAATTTGCCGCTATATATAAAGCAAAAGCTTATGTTGTAAATCCTCCTGATGTAGATGAATTGCAGGATCTTGCGAGAATGACAGGTATAAAAGGAGTTTACCGTATAATACATCTTCATGCATTGAATCTGAAGGAGACAGCGATACGCCATGCAGAAAGTATGGGAAGAAAATATGACGAATGTAATTTTATAGTGTGCCATATTGGAGGAGGAATTTCTATATCCGCCCACAGAAACGGAAAGATGGTAGACGGATATGATATCGTAGGCGGCGAAGGCCCAATGGCACCTACAAGATGCGGAAGTGTCGCTATTGCAGATTTACTGAATTATTGCAAAGGTAAGGATTTAAAAGAAGTCAAGCAACTATGTACTAAGAGCGGCGGGTTTGTCAGTCATATGGGAATATCAGACGCAATAGAACTTACCGAAAGAGCAAAGCAGGGGGATAAATATGCAGAGGTACTCTGGAATACTATGATTTATCAGATTGAAAAGTGTATTGGTTCTATGGCAACAGTTCTGCATGGAAAAGTTGACGGTATTCTTCTAAGTGGAGGAATGGTTTATAGTGATGACCTCGTAATGCAAATAAAGGAAACATGTAACTGGATTGCACCGGTAACTGCATACCCGGGAGAATTTGAAATGGAAGCAATGGCAGCGGGAGCAATCAGAGTACTGGATGGTATAGAAGAAGCAAAAAAATATAAAGGTATATCCTGTTTTCAGGGATTCGAATTTGAACAGCACAGTTAG
- a CDS encoding TetR/AcrR family transcriptional regulator gives MSIIAGSGKISKSEQTNEKIINTFLDLIHTKRWDKISVKELCDCANIARGTFYLYFNDIYDLMEQIQTPLLDDIRHRYSLLPKKLSTSFPPELFEDKFDYAPPKSLLTWFDFCKTHKKAILVLLDPKHGDTYFVKKLKVILNDEINNMMDGDGMPHDWLRSHFTKIFVELHFLSARTWLESEDDNFLSIHEIINLLNTMRVGANYLTYKKLSSSDFDTKMELPEGT, from the coding sequence GTGTCCATAATTGCAGGCTCAGGTAAGATTTCAAAATCTGAACAGACAAATGAAAAAATTATTAATACTTTCTTAGATTTAATTCACACCAAAAGATGGGATAAAATTTCTGTGAAAGAGCTCTGTGATTGTGCCAACATTGCAAGGGGTACATTTTATCTGTACTTTAATGATATTTATGATTTAATGGAGCAAATCCAAACTCCTTTGCTGGATGATATCCGTCATCGGTATTCACTGCTTCCAAAAAAGCTTTCCACCTCTTTCCCTCCTGAGTTGTTTGAGGATAAATTCGATTACGCTCCACCGAAGTCATTGTTAACTTGGTTTGATTTTTGCAAAACGCACAAAAAGGCAATACTAGTACTTTTAGATCCAAAACACGGAGATACTTACTTTGTAAAAAAGTTGAAAGTCATTTTAAATGATGAAATTAATAATATGATGGATGGAGACGGAATGCCACATGACTGGCTGCGTTCCCACTTTACAAAAATTTTTGTAGAACTTCATTTTCTTTCTGCACGCACCTGGTTGGAATCAGAAGACGATAATTTTTTATCTATACATGAAATTATCAATTTGCTTAATACCATGCGTGTTGGAGCCAATTACCTTACCTATAAAAAATTGTCTTCGTCTGATTTTGACACGAAAATGGAGCTACCCGAAGGAACTTAA
- the acpS gene encoding holo-ACP synthase has product MIIGIGTDILKISNIEHAVSDLSDPFIKKTFTLRELDLICSRQIPLYSFATRFAGKEAVFKTFSADGNAIRLNEIEILENEVGQPIVTLHGNAKNIAEQKSINSILISLSYDTEYAIAFATALSK; this is encoded by the coding sequence ATGATAATAGGAATAGGGACAGACATCTTGAAGATTAGCAATATTGAGCATGCCGTTTCAGATTTATCGGATCCTTTTATAAAAAAGACGTTTACTTTACGGGAATTAGATTTAATCTGCTCTCGCCAGATTCCATTGTATAGCTTTGCCACACGGTTTGCGGGAAAAGAAGCAGTGTTTAAAACATTTTCCGCAGACGGTAATGCAATACGGTTAAATGAAATCGAAATTCTTGAAAATGAAGTCGGTCAGCCAATTGTTACTCTACATGGTAATGCTAAAAACATTGCAGAACAAAAAAGCATTAACAGCATTTTAATTTCTTTATCTTATGATACTGAATATGCAATTGCCTTTGCTACTGCTTTGAGTAAATAA
- a CDS encoding MFS transporter has translation MKKAEKSKIIIAIVAISFIQGLQYSVSPVLGQIQEHYKNINVSLVQMLITAPALLAMLVALISGGLVVKVSKKKLLIFASITSGIAGFLPLLSDSFGLLFFSRIFYGVSLGLACTLNTAVVAEFFEGNERVSVMGIQAASIGTGMVVITTLGGRLGELGFQASYFTNIIGFLSFIAIALCLPDTGKTQVTQTDKIRLNKDVFIISIFGMLEFLFLITFTTNISMHISGELTGNSTVSGILIGIFSGAQIVMGLILGLVTKVTRKYTLPVAMLSFSIGGIFLICFPDNFVLLIIGALFCGFSQGMFIPQAMCDVANAVNPVATTMASACFTCFMSLGQLISPTVLNTASKLIFGNVTTSHAYLISSIGMVAAAGIVIMMKVGKKQEKQLQ, from the coding sequence TTGAAAAAAGCAGAAAAAAGTAAAATTATTATAGCAATTGTTGCAATATCTTTTATTCAAGGTCTGCAGTACAGTGTATCCCCTGTTCTGGGGCAGATACAGGAGCATTATAAGAATATAAATGTTAGTCTTGTACAAATGCTGATTACAGCTCCGGCATTGTTGGCGATGCTTGTTGCTTTAATTTCAGGTGGACTGGTAGTGAAGGTAAGTAAAAAGAAACTGCTGATTTTTGCAAGTATAACTTCAGGTATAGCAGGCTTCCTGCCGCTTTTGTCAGACAGCTTTGGACTGCTGTTTTTTTCCAGAATCTTTTACGGAGTTAGTCTAGGGCTAGCATGTACATTGAATACGGCAGTAGTAGCAGAATTCTTCGAAGGAAATGAAAGAGTTTCTGTTATGGGGATACAGGCGGCAAGTATCGGTACAGGTATGGTGGTCATTACCACATTGGGAGGAAGGCTTGGCGAACTTGGATTTCAGGCATCCTACTTCACTAACATTATTGGATTTCTTAGTTTTATTGCTATTGCATTATGTTTGCCGGATACCGGTAAAACACAAGTTACTCAGACTGATAAAATCCGTTTGAACAAAGATGTCTTCATAATATCTATTTTCGGAATGCTGGAGTTTTTGTTTCTGATTACTTTTACAACAAATATTTCAATGCATATAAGTGGTGAACTGACTGGTAATTCTACTGTTTCAGGAATTCTGATAGGAATTTTTTCAGGGGCACAGATTGTCATGGGGCTTATTCTTGGACTCGTGACAAAGGTAACCAGAAAGTATACTTTACCAGTAGCAATGCTAAGTTTCAGCATAGGTGGGATTTTTTTGATATGTTTTCCTGACAACTTTGTGTTGCTTATAATTGGAGCACTATTCTGTGGATTTTCGCAGGGAATGTTTATACCGCAGGCAATGTGTGATGTTGCCAATGCAGTAAACCCGGTGGCAACCACTATGGCATCCGCATGCTTTACCTGCTTCATGAGTCTTGGTCAACTAATTTCTCCGACGGTTTTGAATACGGCATCAAAATTAATATTCGGAAATGTCACTACCTCACATGCATACTTGATTTCATCAATCGGCATGGTTGCTGCTGCAGGAATTGTCATTATGATGAAGGTAGGAAAAAAACAGGAGAAACAGCTACAGTGA
- a CDS encoding phosphate acyltransferase, translating into MNDFLKKMTDKAKENPKIIAFPEATNVDILRTAQQVVITGIGFPMMIGNKEIIEQIADKNGVSTNGFQYFDFNDEEVRQLLAEEYTGKFSDFSAKTVARKAKDPVRCAMFLLKLNKVDCTAAGKEYSTGDVIFEAMSIVGLQEGVESVSSLGIADIPGFNGSEGTMLGLADCAITAQPDAKDLAGIAIASADTAKALLGWEPRVAMLSFSTCGSAEHESLETVRESVELVHKLRPEIKVDGEFQLDSAIIPGVAEKKVKRDSEVAGKANIVIFPNLHAGNIGVKMIQIFGHANAYGPVLQGFAKPVCDFSRSAPVEEMLGNVAMLVIRAAGGR; encoded by the coding sequence ATGAATGATTTCCTAAAAAAAATGACAGATAAGGCAAAAGAAAATCCAAAGATAATAGCTTTTCCAGAGGCTACAAATGTTGATATTCTGAGAACTGCTCAGCAAGTGGTAATAACTGGCATAGGGTTCCCGATGATGATTGGAAACAAAGAAATTATAGAGCAGATTGCTGATAAAAACGGCGTATCTACGAATGGTTTTCAATATTTTGATTTTAATGATGAAGAGGTACGTCAATTGCTGGCAGAAGAATATACTGGTAAGTTTTCAGATTTTTCTGCCAAGACAGTTGCAAGGAAAGCAAAAGATCCGGTACGCTGCGCAATGTTTCTTCTGAAACTTAATAAGGTGGATTGCACTGCGGCTGGAAAAGAGTATTCCACAGGAGATGTTATTTTTGAAGCAATGAGTATTGTAGGACTGCAAGAAGGCGTAGAAAGTGTGTCAAGTCTTGGTATTGCAGATATTCCGGGATTTAACGGGTCGGAAGGCACGATGCTTGGATTGGCTGATTGTGCAATTACAGCACAGCCAGATGCAAAGGATCTGGCTGGTATTGCTATTGCTTCGGCAGATACGGCGAAGGCACTGCTTGGATGGGAGCCAAGGGTTGCAATGCTATCATTTTCAACCTGCGGAAGTGCCGAGCATGAAAGTCTTGAAACAGTACGTGAATCAGTAGAACTTGTCCATAAGCTGAGACCTGAAATAAAGGTGGATGGTGAATTCCAGCTGGATTCTGCAATCATTCCCGGAGTTGCAGAAAAAAAAGTAAAAAGAGACAGTGAAGTAGCCGGTAAGGCCAATATTGTTATTTTTCCAAACCTGCATGCAGGAAACATCGGAGTAAAAATGATTCAAATATTTGGACATGCAAATGCGTATGGCCCGGTACTTCAGGGATTTGCTAAGCCAGTGTGTGACTTCTCCAGAAGTGCCCCGGTAGAAGAAATGTTGGGAAATGTTGCAATGTTGGTAATTCGTGCAGCAGGGGGTAGATAA
- a CDS encoding sugar phosphate isomerase/epimerase family protein, producing MSRLLTLMTCQWADMSMEVMCQKAKEMGYEGLELATWGEHLDVKRAAEDDGYVEEIKAVLKKYNLKCEALATHIIGQCVGDYNDPRLNNFAPVELADKPDEIRAWAVKTMKYSAIAAKKLGCYVVTGFVGSPIWKYLYSFPQTSEAIIEKGFQEIYDLWTPILDVFVENGIKFALEVHPGEIAFDYYSTKRLLEKFSDRPEFGLNFDPSHLIWQGITPHVFLKDFIDKVFHVHMKDAAVTLDGRSGLLGSHIDFGDLRRGWNFRSLGHGDVNFEEIIRVLNAYNYQGPLSVEWEDSGMEREYGAKEAAEFVKKIDFKASDFKFDNAISN from the coding sequence ATGAGCAGACTATTAACACTTATGACATGCCAGTGGGCAGATATGAGTATGGAAGTTATGTGTCAAAAGGCAAAAGAAATGGGGTACGAAGGACTTGAACTTGCGACCTGGGGCGAACACTTAGATGTAAAGCGTGCTGCGGAAGATGATGGGTATGTGGAAGAGATAAAAGCTGTTTTAAAGAAGTATAATTTAAAATGTGAAGCACTTGCCACACATATTATTGGACAATGCGTTGGAGATTACAATGACCCGAGATTGAACAACTTTGCACCGGTAGAGTTGGCTGATAAACCAGATGAAATCAGAGCATGGGCTGTTAAAACCATGAAATATTCCGCAATTGCTGCTAAGAAGCTCGGCTGCTATGTAGTGACAGGATTTGTAGGCTCACCTATATGGAAATATTTATATTCATTTCCTCAGACTAGTGAAGCAATTATAGAAAAGGGATTTCAGGAGATATATGATCTTTGGACACCAATTCTTGATGTATTTGTAGAGAATGGGATTAAGTTCGCTTTAGAAGTTCATCCAGGTGAGATTGCCTTTGATTACTATTCTACAAAAAGGCTGCTCGAAAAATTTAGTGACAGACCGGAGTTTGGCTTGAACTTTGATCCGAGCCATCTTATATGGCAGGGAATAACACCACATGTATTCCTTAAGGATTTTATAGACAAGGTATTTCATGTCCATATGAAGGATGCGGCGGTTACTTTGGATGGTAGAAGTGGACTACTGGGTTCTCATATTGATTTTGGCGATTTGAGAAGAGGCTGGAATTTCCGCTCACTTGGACATGGAGATGTAAACTTTGAGGAAATTATCCGTGTATTAAATGCTTATAATTATCAGGGTCCTCTTTCGGTAGAATGGGAAGATAGTGGCATGGAACGTGAATATGGTGCGAAGGAAGCAGCTGAGTTTGTTAAAAAGATTGATTTCAAGGCTTCTGATTTCAAATTTGATAATGCTATTTCAAATTAA
- a CDS encoding Gfo/Idh/MocA family protein, giving the protein MDRKLRYGMVGGGPGAFIGAVHRKAIALEENAVLTAGCFSSKLEKNLECGNAYNIEKDRVYADYKVMAEEEGKRKDKIDFVCVVTPNSTHYEICKAFLLAGINVLCEKPLCFTIEQAKELSALTKEKNLYFGVCYTYSGYPMVKLAKKLVEDGEIGNVINVNAEYLQDWLIDEIGGGDQSTTKLSVWRTDPEKSGISNCVGDIGTHIENTVAYITGLHPKKVSAVLDSYGMELDLNANMLVEYENGVHGVYSCSQVCAGHLNGLAVRIFGSKGAIEWVQEDPNYLRVTKKGQPVQIYHRGTGYVTGRAAELNHIPSGHPEGLVFAVANIYHSFMNAICNKLDGKENTKDDLDFPSVDDGVEGVCFVHASVKSSQNHAAWTELL; this is encoded by the coding sequence ATGGACAGAAAGTTGCGTTATGGAATGGTAGGCGGTGGACCCGGTGCTTTTATAGGGGCAGTTCACAGAAAAGCTATTGCATTGGAAGAAAATGCAGTTCTGACAGCAGGGTGCTTTAGTTCAAAACTGGAAAAGAATCTTGAATGTGGAAATGCTTATAATATTGAAAAAGACCGTGTTTATGCTGACTACAAAGTGATGGCAGAAGAAGAAGGCAAACGAAAGGACAAAATTGATTTTGTCTGTGTAGTAACTCCGAATTCAACTCACTATGAAATTTGTAAAGCATTTTTGCTAGCAGGGATAAATGTATTATGTGAAAAGCCGCTGTGCTTTACCATTGAACAGGCAAAAGAATTATCGGCACTTACAAAAGAAAAAAATCTGTATTTCGGTGTTTGTTATACCTATTCGGGATATCCAATGGTAAAACTGGCGAAAAAACTGGTTGAGGATGGAGAAATAGGCAATGTTATAAATGTAAATGCTGAATATTTGCAAGATTGGCTTATTGATGAAATAGGCGGCGGTGATCAGAGTACAACTAAATTGTCGGTGTGGCGTACTGATCCTGAGAAATCTGGCATTTCCAATTGTGTTGGTGATATTGGCACACATATTGAAAATACCGTTGCTTACATTACTGGACTGCATCCTAAGAAAGTATCAGCTGTGCTGGATAGCTATGGGATGGAACTTGACTTAAATGCGAATATGCTTGTGGAATACGAAAATGGAGTTCATGGTGTGTATAGCTGCTCTCAAGTTTGTGCCGGGCATTTGAATGGTCTGGCAGTACGGATATTTGGAAGCAAAGGAGCTATTGAATGGGTACAAGAAGATCCGAACTACTTACGTGTGACTAAAAAGGGGCAGCCAGTACAGATTTATCACCGCGGTACCGGTTATGTGACAGGAAGAGCGGCAGAGCTGAATCATATTCCATCGGGGCATCCTGAAGGACTTGTATTTGCTGTAGCAAATATCTATCATTCATTTATGAATGCTATTTGTAATAAGCTTGATGGTAAAGAAAATACAAAAGACGATCTGGATTTTCCAAGTGTAGACGATGGTGTGGAAGGCGTTTGCTTTGTACATGCATCTGTTAAAAGCAGCCAAAATCATGCTGCATGGACAGAACTGCTTTAA
- a CDS encoding acyl carrier protein yields MKEKVLQKIIERASEIWAVDASTLNCDTQFADMNPKSTHYSQITTYLEDEFDIEVPYINFKRCKTLGEAADYVVELLEE; encoded by the coding sequence ATGAAAGAAAAAGTATTACAAAAAATAATTGAAAGAGCAAGCGAAATATGGGCAGTTGATGCATCAACATTAAATTGTGATACGCAATTTGCAGATATGAATCCTAAATCAACGCATTATTCACAGATTACCACCTATTTGGAAGATGAATTTGATATAGAAGTTCCGTATATAAATTTTAAACGATGCAAAACACTTGGTGAAGCAGCTGATTATGTTGTTGAGTTATTAGAAGAATAG